The Alistipes finegoldii DSM 17242 DNA segment AATGCGTTCCGGGAGAGCGGGACGATCTATTTCTTCAAGTATTGCGTGGCCGGCGAGACTGTCGGCACGGTGTCGTTCGCCGGGATCGCCCTGACCGGGTCGGCCCTGTTCCTCGCCGTGGGGCCGTTTTTCAACATTGCGGGCATCGTGCTGATCCCCTTCGCCGCGGACCGGTTCGGACGCCGGCGGACGCTGGTAGGCACCTTGCTGCTCACGGCCGTTTTCAGCTTCGCCTTCTATTTCGTGCGGCAGGGCGGTTATTCCGTGCTGCTTCTGGCGCAGGCGCTCATCAGCCTGAGCGTCGGCGGGGTGTTGCCGCTGCTCTGGGCCATGTCCGCCGATACGGCGGACTATGCCGAACGGCGTTCGGGCCGCCGGGATACGGGGCTGATATTCTCCTCCTATTCGATGGCCCAGAAGATGGGCTGGGCGGTCGGAAGTGCCGCGACGGCGTGGATACTGTCGCTGGCCGGATTCGAAGCGAATGCCGTCCAGTCGCCGGCTGCGCTCACGGTTATAGGGTGTCTGCAAAGCGTCTTCCCGGCTTTGGCCGCTTTGGGGACATGTGCCTTCATTCTGTTTTATCCGCTGGCCGATTCCCGGCCCAAATAATGATTCGTTATGCCCAATCCTGACATATTGACCGAGATACCGCCTATTTCAGGACAAGACTGTTTCGTCGTGTTCGACCGCTACAAGCGCGAATTCTGTTTCCCCGTGCATATCCACAAGGAGTACGAGCTGAACCTTGTGTGCGGAGCGCGGGGGGCGACCCGCATCGTGGGCGACTCCGTCCGCGAAATATCCGACAGGGATCTGGTCCTGATCACGGGTTCCTACCTCGAACACGCGTGGCTGAACGGCAATTTTTCGAAGAATGCCGATGTCCATGAGGTCTGCGTGCAGTTTTCTCCCGATCTGTTCGAATCGGGGTTCATCGACAAGAAGCAGTTCTATCCGATCAAGAAGATGTTCGAGTATGCGCGCCGCGGCATCGCATTCTCCGAAGAGACGGTCTCCCGTGTCGAGCCGATCGTGGAGAACCTGATACGCAGCGAAGACAGGTTCGATTCGGTGCTTAACTTCCTGATGCTTCTCAACTGTCTGGCGCGCGAGAGCGATTACCATATCCTCGCCCAGCGCTCCGTGTCGATCGAGAACAACGTCAATTACGACATGCCGCGCATCCAGAAGGTGATGCAGTTCCTGAACGATAATTTCCACCGGGACATATCCATCGCCGAGGTCAAGGCCCTCGTGAACATGAGCGAACCGACGTTCAGGCGTTTCATCAAACGGCATTCCGGAAAGAGCTTCGTGAATCTGCTCAACGACATTCGCCTTGGGGCGGCTTCGCGCATGCTGATCGAAAACCCGACCAAGAACGTTTCGGAGATCGCCTACAAATGCGGATTCAACAACCTCTCCAACTTCAACCGGATCTTCAAGAAGGGAAAGGGTTTGACTCCCAGTCCATTCAAGACGTTCTACACCCAGAAGAAAATATCCGTATAAATTCAACCTAAAACTCAAAACGACATGAAAAAGAAATTGCTGTTTTCTGCGTGCGCCTGCATGGCTGTTGTCCTCGGTCTCGGATGTTCCGAGGTGAACGGTGTGCCGAGCCGCGCGCCTTCGGGGTATCCCGAAGGCCCCAAGACCATGGTCGATGCCGGCGCCACGGCCATTACCCGGACGCTCTACGAAAATCTGTTCGTGCTGGCCGAGCGCGGTACGATGTTCGGCCATCAGATACCGACCCTGTACGGTCTGGACAACAACAGGAAATGGTGGGCCGGCGACGACACCGACCTTTCGGACACGAAGTACCTGACGGGCAGCCACCCGGCAGTCTGCGGCTGGGAGCTTTCCAACATCGAGCTGGACATGGAGACCAATATCGACGGAGAGCTGTTCACCGAAGTGCGCAAGCACATCATCGCGGCATTCGGACGCGGAGCCGTCAATACGATTTCGTGGCATTGCGCCAATCCCGTTTCGGGCGGAAATTCGTGGGACGGGACGCGCGCCGTCTATTCGATCATTCCGGGCGGCGAGAACCACGAAAAGTTCAAAGGCTGGCTCGACAAGGTCGCCGATTTCATGCTGAGCCTCAAGTCTCCCGAAGGCGAGCCTATTCCGCTGATCTTCCGCCCGTGGCATGAGCATACCGGCTCCGGCTTCTGGTGGGGCAAGGGAAATGCGACGGCGCAGGAGTTCGTCGCCTTGTGGCAGTTCACGATTTCGTACCTGCGCGACGTGAAGGGGCTGCACAATCTGATCTGGGCCTATTCGCCCGATATGATCCATCTCAATTCGCGCGACGCCTACCTCGAATACTGGCCCGGCGACGAATGGGTCGATATTCTGGGACTCGACGCTTACGACCGCAACGGTGCGGACTACGACCACAAGGGATTGCAGATGATCCGCCTGATGAAGAATATCGCCTATACGAAGAACAAACCGTTGGCGCTGACCGAAACGGGTCTTGAGAACAACAATCCTGAGGAGTCGAACTACTGCAACAAGAAATGGTGGACGTCGATGCTCTACAAGATTATCGAGAACGAGCCCGTATCGTTCGTGCTGTTGTGGCGCAACGGCGATTTCCCGACAAACGGCGGGCACTATTTCAGCGCTTTCCGCGGGTGCTATTCCGAGAAGGATTTTATGGATTTCTCCCGGAAGGAGCAGATTCTTTTCGAGGACGACCTGCCGGATATGTACAAACCGCTCAAATAAGCGGTCCGGGGAGTAAAAAAGGATGCCTTTTCGGGGCATCCTTTTTTTTGTTGCGGCGGTTCCGGTTATTCGAATTCGGCCATCACGCGCTCCATTTTCCGGCGGATTTCGGCGGTGCAGAGATTGCCGATGCTGCCTTCGTGGGTGTGGCGCACTTCGCGCGTCGGGCGGTACTGGCCGCGCTGTACAGCCATGCCGACTTGTTTGTAGGCTTCGCGGAAGGGAACGCCTTCGAGCACGAGCCGGTTCACGTCTTCGACCGTGAAGAGGTAGTCGTATTTCGGGTCGTCGAGGATGTCGGCGTTGACTTTCAGGTGCGCGAGCATGAAGTCGCACATCGAAAGGGTGCGTTTGATTTCGGTCGTCGCCGGGAAGAGGATGTCCTTCAGCAGCTGCATGTCGCGGTGGTAGCCGATCGGAAGGTTGGCCGTGAGCAGGGCGATTTCGTTCGGCACCGACTGCAGGCGGTTGCAGCGGCCGCGCATGATCTCGAAGACGTCGGGGTTTTTCTTGTGGGGCATGATGCTCGATCCCGTGGTGAGGTTGTCGGGCAGCGACACGAAGCCGAAATTCTGGCTCATGAAGAGACATACGTCCATCGCAAGGCGGCCTACGGTGGCGGCGATGGCCGCGATGGCGCTGGCCGCGGCGCGTTCGCTCTTGCCGCGGCTCATCTGCGCCGCCACGACGTTGTAGTGGAGCGTTTCGAAGCCCATCAGACGGGTGGTCATCGTGCGGTCGAGCGGGAACGACGAGCCGTATCCGGCGGCCGAGCCGAGCGGGTTCTGGTTGGCGATATGCCATGCGGCGGCAACCAGCCGCATGTCATCTACGAGCGTTTCGGCGTAGGCGCCGAACCAGAGTCCGAACGACGAGGGCATGGCGATCTGCAGGTGGGTGTACCCCGGCATCAGCACCTCCTTGTATTGTTCGCTCAGGCCTTGCAGCCGGTCGAACAGCGTTTTTACGGCGTCGGCCGTCTGGCGCAGTTCGTCGCGCAGGAAAAGTTTGAGGTCCACCAGCACCTGATCGTTGCGCGAGCGGCCCGAATGGATCTTCTTGCCCGCGTCGCCCAGCCGCCGCGTGAGCATCAGCTCCACCTGCGAGTGGACGTCCTCGGTGTCCGGCTCGATCGCGAAGCGTCCGGCTTCGATCTCGGCGGCGATCTCTTTCAGTCCGGCGGTCAGCTCCTCCAGTTCGGCGGAGGTCAACAGCCCGATCTTTTCGAGCATGGCGATGTGGGCCAGCGACCCTTCGACGTCGTATTTCGCCAGCCGCATGTCCAGTTCGCGGTCGTCGCCGACGGTATATTCCTCGATCATCTTGTCGGGCTCGAAGCCCTTGTCCCAAAGTTTGGTTGCCATAGCGTGTGTGTATTCGTTTCTCATTTCGTGCCGGCTCCGTATTGCCGGCGGCCGGTGGTTTGCGGCGGTGCGCCGCGTTTGCAAATCTGTCTTCCGCACGGGGCGGGTGTCTTTCGCGGCGGGGATTCGGCCGCCTGCCGCGCGGGGCGGCGTCAGAGGATTCCGGCGAGTTGCCGGATGAATTCTTCGTAAATCCCGATTCCCTCCCCGATCTCCGACATAAGAACGTATTCGTCGGCCGTGTGGGAGCGCGACGACTCTCCCGGACCCATTTTGAGCGACGGAAAGGGCATCAGGGCCATGTCCGACGTGGTGGGGGAGACGTAGCTCCGGCGTCTGGCGGCCTGCGCAGCGCGTGCGAGCGGGTGTGCGGCGTCGAGCGCCGAGGCGCGGATGCGTGTCGAGCGGGGCACGGCTTGGGAGCGCAGTGCCCCGCGCAGGATTTCGACTGTCTCCTCGTTGGTGTAGGCGTCGGTCGTGCGCAGATCGACGACGAAGCGGCACGAGTCGGGCACGACGTTGTGCTGGGTGCCGGCCGCGATCTGCGTGACGGCGATGCCGATCGGCCCCAGCAGTTCGGATACGCGGTCGAAGCGGAAGCTGCGGAGCCGCGCGATGTCGTCGAGTGCGATATAGAGCGCATTTATGCCCTCGTTGCGCGCCGCATGGCCGCTTTTGCCGCGGGCTTCGCAGTCGAGGACCACCAGCCCCCGCTCGCCGGCGGCGGCCTGCATGCCCGTCGGTTCGCCGACGAGCGCCATGTCGATCGCTCCCAGCTGCGGAAGCAGGGCGCGCATGCCGTGTTCGCCCATGCACTCCTCCTCGGCCGAAAGGGCCAGCAGGAGGTTGAAGGGCAGAGGCTGTTCGCGGAAGGTCAGGAACGTCCGGGCGAGCGACACGACCGAAGCTCCGGCGTCGTTGCTGCCCAGACCGTACAAACGGTCGCCTTCGATGGTCGGGGTGAACGGGTCGCGCGTATAGGAGGCCGCCGGGCGCACCGTGTCGTGGTGCGAGTTCAGCAGGAGGGTGGGGCGCGCCGGGTCGAAGTCTGCGGAGCGGGCGAAGACGTTGTTGTGCAGCCGTTCGGGCGCCGCGCCGCGCTCCTCAAGAAAGGCGAACAGCAGGTCGGCCGTGCGGCTTTCGTCGCGCGAGGGCGAAGGCGTTGCGATGAGTCTCCTGAGCAGTTCGACCGCTTCCGTCGTTTTTGCATCCATGCTCTTCCGTTTTTTTTCGGCTCCGGCGGTCCGGGCGGACCGCCGGAACCGGGGGTTATCTGATGACTGTTCCCGTGTCGTTTGACAGGTTGTCGGAATGTTTGATCGTGACGCTCCGAACGCCGTTTGCGACGGCCTTGAGGGCGTTCTCGATCTTGGGGATCATGCCTTTGCTGACGACGCCTTCGGCTTTGAGCGCGGCGTACGATCCGGCGGTGATCTCGCGGATGAGGGTCGTCTCGTCATCGGGGTCGCGCAGCACGCCGCTCTTCTCGAAACAGAAGACCAGCTCCGCGGGGGCTATCTGCGCCGCGCCGAGGGCTATGGCCGAAGCCACGCTGTCGGCGTTGCAGTTGAGCAGCGTGCCCTGTCCGTCGTGCATGATGGCGCAGAAGACCGGGGTGACGCCCGCTTCGAGCAGGCGTCCGAGCAGCCGGGAATCGACCTTCTCGATGTCGCCCACGAAGCCGTAGTCGATCGGCTGGGGGGCGCGGCGGCGGGCCGTGACGGCGTTGCCGTCGGCGCCCGACATGCCGAGCGCATTGCACCCTTCGGCCTGCAGTGAGGCCACGAGCTGTTTGTTGACCAGACCCGCGTAGACCATCGTCACCACGTCCAAGGTGCCCTTGTCGGTGATGCGGCGGCCGTCGACCATCTGCACCTTCAGTTCGAGCCGTTCGGCGAGCCGCGTGGCGACCTTGCCGCCGCCGTGGACCAGTATTTTCGGGCCGGGCATCGCGGCGAAGTCCGCGATGAAGCGTTTCAGGACGGCGGGGTCGTCGATGACGTTGCCGCCGATTTTTACTACCGTGATTTTCTCCATTATCCGAGTCCCTCCAGCAATCTTTTGAGTACGACCTGCGCCGAGATTTCGCGGTTGGCGGCTTCGGGGATCACCAGACTGCGCGGCGACTCGATCACCTCGTCGGTGACGATCATGTTGCGCCGCACGGGCAGGCAGTGCATGAAGAATGCGTTGTCCGTAAGCGCCATCTTTTCGGCGTCGACGGTCCATGCGCGGTCGCGGCAGAGGACCTTGCCGTAGTTGGGGTCGGCGTAGGCCGCCCAGTTCTTGGCATAGACGAAGTCGGCTCCTTCGAGCGCCTTGCGCTGGTCGTATTCGACGCGCGCGCGGCCGACGAACTGCGGCGCAAGCTCGTATCCTTCGGGGTGGGTGATGACGAAGTCGTAATCCGCGGCGTTCATCCACTCGGCGAACGAGTTGGGCACGGCCTGCGGCAGTGCGTTGGGGTGCGGGGCCCACGTCATGACCACCTTGGGACGCTCCTTGGTCTTGTACTCTTCGATCGTGATCAGGTCGGCGAAGCTTTGCAGCGGGTGGCGCGTGGCGGCCTCCATCGAGAAGACGGGGCGGCCCGAATAGCGGATGAACTGCTCCAGCACGCGCTCCTCGTAGTCTTCGGCCTTGTCGTTGAACTTGGCGAACGACCGCACGCCGATCACGTCGCAGTAGGACCCCATGACGGGAATGGCTTCGAGCAGGTGTTCGGCCTTGTCGCCGTCC contains these protein-coding regions:
- a CDS encoding helix-turn-helix domain-containing protein, with protein sequence MPNPDILTEIPPISGQDCFVVFDRYKREFCFPVHIHKEYELNLVCGARGATRIVGDSVREISDRDLVLITGSYLEHAWLNGNFSKNADVHEVCVQFSPDLFESGFIDKKQFYPIKKMFEYARRGIAFSEETVSRVEPIVENLIRSEDRFDSVLNFLMLLNCLARESDYHILAQRSVSIENNVNYDMPRIQKVMQFLNDNFHRDISIAEVKALVNMSEPTFRRFIKRHSGKSFVNLLNDIRLGAASRMLIENPTKNVSEIAYKCGFNNLSNFNRIFKKGKGLTPSPFKTFYTQKKISV
- a CDS encoding glycoside hydrolase family 26 protein, translated to MKKKLLFSACACMAVVLGLGCSEVNGVPSRAPSGYPEGPKTMVDAGATAITRTLYENLFVLAERGTMFGHQIPTLYGLDNNRKWWAGDDTDLSDTKYLTGSHPAVCGWELSNIELDMETNIDGELFTEVRKHIIAAFGRGAVNTISWHCANPVSGGNSWDGTRAVYSIIPGGENHEKFKGWLDKVADFMLSLKSPEGEPIPLIFRPWHEHTGSGFWWGKGNATAQEFVALWQFTISYLRDVKGLHNLIWAYSPDMIHLNSRDAYLEYWPGDEWVDILGLDAYDRNGADYDHKGLQMIRLMKNIAYTKNKPLALTETGLENNNPEESNYCNKKWWTSMLYKIIENEPVSFVLLWRNGDFPTNGGHYFSAFRGCYSEKDFMDFSRKEQILFEDDLPDMYKPLK
- the argH gene encoding argininosuccinate lyase, whose amino-acid sequence is MATKLWDKGFEPDKMIEEYTVGDDRELDMRLAKYDVEGSLAHIAMLEKIGLLTSAELEELTAGLKEIAAEIEAGRFAIEPDTEDVHSQVELMLTRRLGDAGKKIHSGRSRNDQVLVDLKLFLRDELRQTADAVKTLFDRLQGLSEQYKEVLMPGYTHLQIAMPSSFGLWFGAYAETLVDDMRLVAAAWHIANQNPLGSAAGYGSSFPLDRTMTTRLMGFETLHYNVVAAQMSRGKSERAAASAIAAIAATVGRLAMDVCLFMSQNFGFVSLPDNLTTGSSIMPHKKNPDVFEIMRGRCNRLQSVPNEIALLTANLPIGYHRDMQLLKDILFPATTEIKRTLSMCDFMLAHLKVNADILDDPKYDYLFTVEDVNRLVLEGVPFREAYKQVGMAVQRGQYRPTREVRHTHEGSIGNLCTAEIRRKMERVMAEFE
- a CDS encoding M20 family metallo-hydrolase — protein: MDAKTTEAVELLRRLIATPSPSRDESRTADLLFAFLEERGAAPERLHNNVFARSADFDPARPTLLLNSHHDTVRPAASYTRDPFTPTIEGDRLYGLGSNDAGASVVSLARTFLTFREQPLPFNLLLALSAEEECMGEHGMRALLPQLGAIDMALVGEPTGMQAAAGERGLVVLDCEARGKSGHAARNEGINALYIALDDIARLRSFRFDRVSELLGPIGIAVTQIAAGTQHNVVPDSCRFVVDLRTTDAYTNEETVEILRGALRSQAVPRSTRIRASALDAAHPLARAAQAARRRSYVSPTTSDMALMPFPSLKMGPGESSRSHTADEYVLMSEIGEGIGIYEEFIRQLAGIL
- the argB gene encoding acetylglutamate kinase produces the protein MEKITVVKIGGNVIDDPAVLKRFIADFAAMPGPKILVHGGGKVATRLAERLELKVQMVDGRRITDKGTLDVVTMVYAGLVNKQLVASLQAEGCNALGMSGADGNAVTARRRAPQPIDYGFVGDIEKVDSRLLGRLLEAGVTPVFCAIMHDGQGTLLNCNADSVASAIALGAAQIAPAELVFCFEKSGVLRDPDDETTLIREITAGSYAALKAEGVVSKGMIPKIENALKAVANGVRSVTIKHSDNLSNDTGTVIR
- a CDS encoding acetylornithine carbamoyltransferase produces the protein MYKFTCAADIGDLRTAVAEALEIKRDRYQFTGLGRNKTLLMLFFNSSLRTRLSTQKAAMNLGMNVMVLDVNQGAWKLETERGVVMDGDKAEHLLEAIPVMGSYCDVIGVRSFAKFNDKAEDYEERVLEQFIRYSGRPVFSMEAATRHPLQSFADLITIEEYKTKERPKVVMTWAPHPNALPQAVPNSFAEWMNAADYDFVITHPEGYELAPQFVGRARVEYDQRKALEGADFVYAKNWAAYADPNYGKVLCRDRAWTVDAEKMALTDNAFFMHCLPVRRNMIVTDEVIESPRSLVIPEAANREISAQVVLKRLLEGLG